In Coffea arabica cultivar ET-39 chromosome 9e, Coffea Arabica ET-39 HiFi, whole genome shotgun sequence, the genomic window TTGGCAGGCCCCTTAAAAAAGTACAAAGGACCCCTATGTCTATACAAAGTGAACCTTGAGATGGATTGCAGGGTAATCAAAGGGTTTTATATTATTAGTACTTTTAATAATTTATACTTGACGTTCTATTTTGTAACTGTTAGCATAACTTTTTTAATCCTCCCAAGTCCCACCCTTTCCTATATCTATCCCACCACCCTCAACCGTTAGGCGCAGGATTTGAACTCGGGAAAGACTTGAGAGCCCTTATCTTACCACAATTTTGGTGCAAATCAATCATGTTGTTCGATTCTAAGACCCTACTACAGCTTTCTGACCTGAAGATGGTTTGGGATCTCCATCTACCGGAAAAACTACAACACTAAAAAGATTTAGGCAAGGTAAACTGCCCAGTAATTAATGGTGCGAGTGTTAGCCGGAATTTGGCAGATATTGCCAATTTCCACTGGTTGTTTATTGGCTGAttcatgagaaaaaaaaaaaaatttgaatctcCTCTGCTAGCTAGTATGTGTTGGGATCGGAATTTCGGCTTCGGCTTAAATCCTCCATGATTGGTCAAAGCAAACACCTTCTATCCGATGCGGGAGAGAACCACCAAACATCCCAGCCATTGTGCACGGTTACCTAGAATCTGGCACATGTAAAAAGTACgatgaaaatgtttttttaaTCTCTGCTCTTCCAACATTTAACATTCCTAGCCTAAACAAGATTGCTcgaattcattaaaaaaaaaaaaaaggaacaaactGTTATCAAGAAAGGATAAAACCAAATAAGTAATTGTTATGTATTAATTATGACTTGAAATTCTTCTCAGCTACGCGACATCTTTTTTCATTTCGTCATTTGTGCACTGCTGGTTAAGCACTCAAATTTAGAGCAAGAAGGCTCAAATCTATAGCAGGGTCCCTTGGATTTAGTCTTATGGACAATGTTAAAATCTAGTAATGAAAATGTCTGGAGAAGcctgaagaggtgatttttggtgggcAGATAGACCGACCTAAATCAGTCCTCTTTGGGATGAGGTGGTGTACCTTTGCCTGTCCGAAGTGgatggcggggcttctcccctggtatcactccgacgattaagttagtatgagaacgagaaaGATAATTGTATATGAGAATGAAAAGTCCgcttacttgttgggagtgtgtGGGGTATTTATGGAGTGAGAGTGGATGGCAGGACGGAGGTCTTATGCCGGTGGGACCCATGCCCTGCCATTACGGCTCTGCTCCCTGTCAGATGGCCTGACCctgacactgtagccgcctGGACAGGGTGACGAGGAGTCCTTTGCAGTAGTCATTAAGTGCGacagtgcttttcagataaagcactgATCCCGGGTGATGTCAGGTGTCTTGGCATCATCATCGTGCAGCTGAGGTGGAGTTGCCGAGGTCACCTACACGGTAGACTGGGGATGTGGCCGAGCTTAGGGGGTATGCCCAAGACACGGATGAGCTCTGATGAGGGACGAGGTGAGTTCGCCTCGGACATGCggggtggccgaggtgagcaccctcaaagccaaaagaaaatttcacaagCTCGTTTTTACAAGTTGGATCCCCAGTGGCCACAAGACTTTGCTCTATCACTACTTAATTCTACCGTAGCATCTTCCCTTGAAATTAATTAGGAAGACGGGGGTTTGATCTATCACTTCTCTCTTTGCTTGCCCCAGAGGTTCTAACATACAACACCATCACTAAAATAAACAATCTGAATAGACTGTTGGCAAGGGAGAGGGCAACAGCAGATGAATGAACAAAAATTGGAAATATTACAGTCCAGAAATTGAGTCCAGAAAAGTCCCCGTGTCATATATCCTATGTCATTGTTCTGCATGCTATATAAATGTACAAGCATCGAATTCAACCAAACAAATCTCTGATTTTGAGGTTGGATTGCAGTAACCAAGTATGAGCAAAATGGAGGCACATTCAGAAGTTTATTGTGTAAGTTGTCAATATGACAGGACTCCTTTGATATCCAAGAAGGATGCCTCATCAGTGATTACATCAGTTTTTGCTGAAACAAGTCTAAGCTAAAAGTTGCATGCACGGTACGTAATTTTAAAATCTAATATTCCCTTTAAATGGAATCCTTTGAATAATGCCCATTCCAAAATGTAGTACCTGCTGTCATCTCATCAATCTCCATTTCTATGACATTGTCTTGTCCTGGGAAGAAATTTCAATGCAGTGAGTGAGTCAGTAAAAATATTGCAAAAAGTTTTGGGAAGCTTTGTCAGTGCAACAGAAAATCTATTTAACAACAATACCTTGCGTTCTGCATAAAATTAGTTTTGCTGAAGAGTTTTTCCCACATTGGAATGTAGAGCTCGTGCAAGATGTTTAACATGAATCAACCGTATCTTTCTTCCAGTAACACCTGGACGACAAACATAAACTAGTCCATAAACCGTGAAAAAACACGTTCAGGCCTTGATCTTTGTACATTAAACTATACTTATCCTGACATGGAATGGCAGGtcaaaaaaatgctaaaaaagtTTGATCCTGCACTTACAATGTGGATTTACTATTTCCTCGTTTATCACAGCTGCTCCAATTTGTCGACTGTCTCTGTCTGTGCCAGTTTTATCTACAGGAGAATTCAGTCTTCGCGCGAGttgttttatttgatttaagCGCAGAATTCTTGGATACTTGTATGATTCATTTAGAGTTGTTTCACCTATTGGATTCACAAGCAAGTAGCATAACTATGTGATGCGCCACTACAGAAAGATACAGAGAATAAACATTTATCATATGCTGATTTACTAACAGTCTGCTTTTTACCCCTTTAACTTGTCATACATGTATGTTTAGACGCAACAAGTAAAAGAACATTTACCATCAAACTTGATGACAGAAGCATGCTTTTCATATGCTCCACCAAATCCATCTTCAAATGTTCCACAATTAGATTGGACAGTAAATTCTGGAAGGGAAACCAGGGCAAGATTATCATTTTGCACGTCCGATTCGACTTCACTGCTCGCATTGCTCAAGTTAACATGTGTTTGCTGAAAGCCCAATTGAGCGTTGGCTGCTCTTTGTCTTCGCAACTGATAGTTTC contains:
- the LOC140014724 gene encoding uncharacterized protein, whose translation is MATDESQEYADWRARQKERERERRRMRDRQRRQSMSLEERERHLARRRRNYQLRRQRAANAQLGFQQTHVNLSNASSEVESDVQNDNLALVSLPEFTVQSNCGTFEDGFGGAYEKHASVIKFDGETTLNESYKYPRILRLNQIKQLARRLNSPVDKTGTDRDSRQIGAAVINEEIVNPHCKCRIKLF